The Sphingobium amiense nucleotide sequence TGGCGCATGACGGGGCCGCCGTCGACGGGGCGAAGGACAAAGGAATTGATGACGCTGCTTTCGCGCACAACGTCTTCGACGCGGAAATCGCGCCAGCCGTTCCAGCCGCCGGCCGCGTCCTTCTGTTCGGTGTAGACGCGCTGTTCCCGCGCGATCAGGATATTGGCGAGAAACCAGTAAGCTTCCCCCCAGGCCCCGAGGATTTCGTCGGTCGCCGCATCGCCCAGCACCGCCTTGATCGCACCGAGCAGTGCTTCGGCGACGTGCGGATAGTGCTCCGGCAGTATCTGGAGACCGACATGCTTTTGCGCGATGCGCTCGACCGCGGGAGCCAGCGCGCCGAGATTGTCGATATTGCTGGCATAGGCGAGAATGGCGCCGGTGAGCGCGCGCGGCTGCGAACCGGCGTCACCATGATGCGACTGGTTGAAAAGATCGCGAATGTCCGGGTTCTGGAACATCCTGGAATACATTTCATGCACGATATCCAGACCATGCGCTTCGAGCGCGGGGACCGTCGCCTTGACGAGCGCGATGGTCTGATCGCTGAGGGGCTGCGACATAAACTTCTCCTTGTTGGAAGGGATTCGAGTTTCCCGGCGATCAGGCGCCGGGCGGCTGATCATAGAAATCGACCCGCATTTTCATGGCGCCGATGGGCGTCACGAAGTGCGGCTGCTGCGGCAAGATCAATCCGGGCCGTTCGGGCGTCAGGACAACCTCCGACGGTGGATCGAGATAGGTCAGCCGAAGCTCACCCTCCAGAACGCGGATCAAACCCCAGACACCCGCCTTGGTATCATGGCGTGCCCGCAGGGCGGCCGGGAGCGTGTCCTGATCGAACACCGGCGTCGAACGATAGGGTAGAATGTCAGGCATGGGTGGGTACTCGCCGTTCGCAATGAATGGACCCGGCCTCGCCGTCAGCGACGCTTGGCCGATCGAGCCGAAAAAACATGGCAAGCTGCAGGCTCTCGGCAATCCGCTTCGCTTTCGCCTGCAGAGCCGCAGCTGCGTCGGGCGCCATCATCTCGTTTGTCGTACAGTCCCACAGCGCGAGCCAGCGGTCGAAAAGCGCTGGCGTTATCCTCGACCTGTGCTTCAGGTGCGCTGGCACGGGCTGGCCCTTGTATCGGCCACTGGCGAGCATGACGGATGACCAGAACGCCGCCAGCTTTTCGAGATGTTCCGGCCAGTCATCGATCGCGTCGTTGAAAATCGGCCCCAGGTCGGCATCTGCGCGAACGCGCGCGTAGAAGGCGTCGACAAGCTGCTTGAGCGCCTCATCCTTCAGTTCCAGCTCGGTCATTCGCCCGACTCCAATCATGTATCCGGAATGCATCTATACTTTTCCCTGAAAACATGCAAGATGAATACATCTTAATGCGACGAGCTGAGGAAGAGAGTGGGAACGCCCCATGAAACTGACCCTGTTCACCGACTATTCGATGCGCGTGCTGCTCTATCTGGGCGCGCGGCCTGACCGCCTGTGCTCGATCGGTGAGGTCGCGCAGGCCTACGGAATCTCGCAGAATCACTTGATGAAGGTGGTGAACCAACTCGCACGCAGTGGTGATGTGGAGAGTGTGCGTGGACGGTCGGGCGGCATCCGCCTGGGGCGGCCGCCCGAAGAGATCAACATCGGCGCACTCATACGCCAGACCGAGGACGGCTTCGATCTCGTTGACTGCGGCGGATGCGTGGTCGCGCCTGCATGTGGGCTGACGGGCGTGCTGAAGGAGGCGCTCGGCGCGTTCCTGGCGGTACTTGACCGCTATACGCTTGCCGACCTGCTGACGAAGCGGCGAGATCTCGCGTCGCTCTTCGAGCGTAACGCGGCCGATCGGTTCGAAACCCCTGCGGCGCCAGATGGATGATTGACGTCTTGGCGCATCGAAGCCGAAAAGGAGGAACGTGACATGTTCTGTCCAGAATGTGGTGAACCGGTCGATCCCGCTCCCTTTGACGGTCGTCGCCGCGCGTCGCGGTCATGGATCGCCGCAGGACTCCAAATCGGCGCGCGATGGGTAAAGGTATTGCGCGCTGGACGCTCCAAGCCGGACCGCACGCGGCAGTCCGCTTGCCCGTCTTGCTCCAATCATAAAACCACGAACACGGAAAGGAATTGAACGATATGGCCCTTCACCACGCAGCGCCCGGAGAAGTCGTCGATCTCTTGCCCGAGAACGTGACGACACATGAAGAACATTCCACAGCGATCGTGAAGGCGGACCATTTCGAAACCATCCGGCTGGTGATCCCGAGCGGCACCGAAATGCGCCAGCATCAGGTGCCGGGCAGCATCATGCTGCATTGCCTCGAGGGCCATGTGAAAGTCGAGCTCAGCGCAAGCTCGATCGAACTGCGGCGTAACCAGTGGGTCTATCTCGAAGGAGGCGCGCCGCACTCGGTCAAGGGCGCGGAAAACTCTGTGCTGCTTCTGACGATCCTCTTTCCGCCTGTAGAAGGATCACAGGCAAAAGCCGGCGCCGAGACCTTGGCGGTCGATGCCTATGACGATTGCGACTGTGTCGACCGGTGGGAAGCGGAAGGCGGTCCGGTCGTTCAATCGGATCAGCCTGCCCCCAGGAAGAATTGATCACGGGCGGCATGATGGCACGGCGCGCAGCGCGCTAGTCGCTTTGCTGTACCGCCTCGTAGCCCATAGGGGAGAACCATGGATCGAACACGTCAGCTCTGGATTTGGCTTCTATCATTGCTGGCAGTCTCTTTTGCCGTCCTGCTTCTGGTTGGCCGCGACATCAGCATTCAGGCGCCGCCGCTTCCCGCCAAGGTCGTGACCGCAAACGGCGAAACCGTCTTCACCCGTGCCGAGATGCAGCGTGGCCGCCAGGTCTGGCAATCTATGGGCGGCATGCAACTGGGCTCGATCTGGGGACACGGCGGCTACGTAGCGCCCGATTGGTCAGCCGACTGGTTGCACCGGGAATCACTGGCACTTCTCGATCTCTGGGCACAGCGGGATCTGGGCGGCGCCTTTGAGAGTTTAAACGAGGAACACAAGGCGCTCCTCCAGCGGCGGCTGCAAACGGAAATGCGCCGAAACACGTTTGAAGCGAGCACGGATACCATCACGATCAGCAACGATCGCGCGGTGGCAATCGAGCGGGTGGCAAAGCACTACGTCAATCTGTTCGGCAACGACCCCGCCACGGCCGAGCTGCGCGAAAACTATGCCATGAAGAACGATACGGTCCCCGACGCAGGGCACCGAGCCGCCATGACCTCCTTCTTCTGGTGGACGGCCTGGGCGGCCACAACGGAACGACAAGGGCGGACGACAACGTATACGAACAACTGGCCGAGCGAGCCGCTGGTCGGGAATCGCCCACCATCAAGTACATTCATCTGGTCGGCCTTCAGCGTCACCTTCCTGCTTGCCGGCATCGCGCTGTTGGGTTGGCACCATGCGGTGACGCACGGACGAAGGGAGAAGGAGCACGACCTCCCCGCGAAAGATCCGCTGCGCGAGATCGCGGTGACGCCTTCGATGCGGGCGACAGCCAAATATTTCTGGGTCGTTCTCGCACTGTTTCTCGCGCAGATCATGCTGGGTGCAATGACGGCCCACTATCAGGTCGAGGGGCAGCTGGTTTATGGCTATGAAGCGGCCGAGATCCTGCCTTATTCGATCACCCGCACCTGGCACACGCAGCTTGCCGTGCTGTGGATCGCGACAGCCTGGCTGGGAACGGGCCTCTACATAGCTCCTGCGATCTCGGGCCATGAACCGAGGTTCCAGGCTCTGGGTGCCAACATCCTCTGGGCCTGCCTCCTGATTATCGTCGTGGGCTCCTTTGCCGGGCAATGGCTCGCGGTGATGCAGAAACTGGGACTGGAGAGGAACTTCTGGTTCGGACACCAGGGCTGGGAATATGTCGATATGGGGCGCTTCTGGCAGTGGTTTCTCTTCATCGGCCTGATGCTCTGGCTTGTGCTCGTCGGCCGGGCGCTCTGGCCTGCGCTCAAAGAGAAGTCCGAATCCCGCCACATCACGATGCTGTTTTTCCTATCCGCCGTAGCCATCGGACTCTTCTACGGTGCCGGGCTGTTCTGGAATGAGCATACAGCGCTCTCCATGATTGAATATTGGCGTTGGTGGGTGGTCCATCTGTGGGTCGAAGGCTTTTTCGAGGTGTTCGCCACCGCGGTCATCGCCTTCCTCTTCACGCGCCTCGGCCTCATTCCGACACCCACCGCCACGGTCGCCGTCTTGTTTGCCACGATCATCTTCATGGCAGGCGGAGTGCTGGGAACGTTGCACCATCTCTACTTCGCGGGAACCTCGATCGCGGTGCTGGCGCTTGGCGCGAGCTTCTCAGCGCTCGAGGTCGTGCCGCTCGCCTATATTGGCTTCGAAGCTTATGAACACTGGAAGCTGAGCAGCGCGACACCCTGGATGCAGCGTTATAAATGGCCCGTCATGTTCTTCCTGGCGGTATCCTTCTGGAATCTCGTCGGAGCAGGCCTGTTCGGCTTCCTCATCAATCCGCCGCTGTCGCTCTATTACATGCAGGGTCTCAATCTGACGCCGCTGCAC carries:
- a CDS encoding cupin domain-containing protein, with protein sequence MALHHAAPGEVVDLLPENVTTHEEHSTAIVKADHFETIRLVIPSGTEMRQHQVPGSIMLHCLEGHVKVELSASSIELRRNQWVYLEGGAPHSVKGAENSVLLLTILFPPVEGSQAKAGAETLAVDAYDDCDCVDRWEAEGGPVVQSDQPAPRKN
- a CDS encoding group III truncated hemoglobin, with the protein product MTELELKDEALKQLVDAFYARVRADADLGPIFNDAIDDWPEHLEKLAAFWSSVMLASGRYKGQPVPAHLKHRSRITPALFDRWLALWDCTTNEMMAPDAAAALQAKAKRIAESLQLAMFFRLDRPSVADGEAGSIHCERRVPTHA
- a CDS encoding Rrf2 family transcriptional regulator yields the protein MKLTLFTDYSMRVLLYLGARPDRLCSIGEVAQAYGISQNHLMKVVNQLARSGDVESVRGRSGGIRLGRPPEEINIGALIRQTEDGFDLVDCGGCVVAPACGLTGVLKEALGAFLAVLDRYTLADLLTKRRDLASLFERNAADRFETPAAPDG
- a CDS encoding DUF1971 domain-containing protein → MPDILPYRSTPVFDQDTLPAALRARHDTKAGVWGLIRVLEGELRLTYLDPPSEVVLTPERPGLILPQQPHFVTPIGAMKMRVDFYDQPPGA
- a CDS encoding nitric-oxide reductase large subunit, which translates into the protein MDRTRQLWIWLLSLLAVSFAVLLLVGRDISIQAPPLPAKVVTANGETVFTRAEMQRGRQVWQSMGGMQLGSIWGHGGYVAPDWSADWLHRESLALLDLWAQRDLGGAFESLNEEHKALLQRRLQTEMRRNTFEASTDTITISNDRAVAIERVAKHYVNLFGNDPATAELRENYAMKNDTVPDAGHRAAMTSFFWWTAWAATTERQGRTTTYTNNWPSEPLVGNRPPSSTFIWSAFSVTFLLAGIALLGWHHAVTHGRREKEHDLPAKDPLREIAVTPSMRATAKYFWVVLALFLAQIMLGAMTAHYQVEGQLVYGYEAAEILPYSITRTWHTQLAVLWIATAWLGTGLYIAPAISGHEPRFQALGANILWACLLIIVVGSFAGQWLAVMQKLGLERNFWFGHQGWEYVDMGRFWQWFLFIGLMLWLVLVGRALWPALKEKSESRHITMLFFLSAVAIGLFYGAGLFWNEHTALSMIEYWRWWVVHLWVEGFFEVFATAVIAFLFTRLGLIPTPTATVAVLFATIIFMAGGVLGTLHHLYFAGTSIAVLALGASFSALEVVPLAYIGFEAYEHWKLSSATPWMQRYKWPVMFFLAVSFWNLVGAGLFGFLINPPLSLYYMQGLNLTPLHGHTALFGVYGMLGVGLVLFCLRGMLPNLIWNEGVLKTSFWCFNIGLALMALLTLLPLGTLQLTAAIDKGYWYARSAEFMQQPVVDLLVWLRVPGDIVFSAGAVALAWFVASLWLRPRSDDSEAQIAQ